Proteins encoded within one genomic window of uncultured Desulfobacter sp.:
- the istB gene encoding IS21-like element helper ATPase IstB: MNPAVQAVLTQHLKTLKLSTMEKELEGQIRQAHEAACGYDEFLLNLVEAEVQIRQENGRKRRLKEARFPMQKPLETFDFEAAPDLDARLIKELSTGTFIKEARNIILIGKSGAGKTHLATSIGMEACRYGHRVRFITGCGLANELTEAREQQALGRMIKRYAGYGLLILDELGYVPFSKIGAELLFQVLTERHERRSIIITTNLGFGDWTQVFGDANLTAALLDRVTHRAHIIQCNWDSYRLKQTLKSRG, encoded by the coding sequence ATGAACCCAGCAGTCCAGGCAGTCCTCACACAGCACTTAAAAACGCTGAAGCTCTCGACGATGGAAAAAGAGTTGGAAGGTCAGATCCGGCAGGCGCATGAGGCGGCCTGCGGCTACGATGAGTTTTTATTGAATCTTGTTGAAGCGGAAGTTCAAATACGGCAGGAAAACGGTCGCAAGCGACGTCTCAAGGAAGCCAGGTTCCCGATGCAGAAACCGCTTGAAACATTTGATTTTGAGGCTGCCCCTGATTTGGACGCCCGGTTGATCAAAGAACTTTCAACAGGGACATTCATTAAAGAAGCCCGGAATATAATTTTGATAGGTAAAAGCGGAGCCGGTAAAACCCATCTGGCAACCAGCATCGGGATGGAAGCCTGCCGGTATGGACATCGAGTTCGTTTTATTACTGGTTGTGGGCTTGCAAACGAACTGACGGAGGCCAGGGAACAACAGGCTCTGGGTAGAATGATAAAACGATATGCCGGTTATGGGCTGTTGATTCTTGATGAATTGGGGTACGTCCCGTTCAGTAAAATCGGCGCTGAATTATTGTTCCAAGTCCTTACCGAGCGCCATGAAAGACGTTCGATCATCATCACTACCAATCTTGGTTTTGGTGATTGGACGCAGGTGTTTGGCGATGCAAATCTTACCGCTGCTCTGCTGGATCGTGTCACTCACCGGGCTCACATTATTCAATGTAACTGGGACAGTTATCGACTTAAACAGACTTTAAAATCGAGAGGATAA
- the istA gene encoding IS21 family transposase, which yields MLKVDQYDYIRTAHRVYGKAIKELARETGHSKNTIKKILKQEYIGYKQRSKQPYPVLGPYIQEIDRWLGDDKDKPYKQRHTATRIYHRLKSELEYSGGETTVRRYVREAKLRLGLTNQQAFIPSDPTTAQEAEVDWGNCQAVIAGEPVKLKLFCIRSKCSGKHFVRCYPCERQQALFDAHIQAFSFFGGVFPVLIYDNLTTVVQKVFKGKKRHLQESYNRFKAYYNFDPRFCNPGQGHEKGGIEGLVGYARRNYMVPIPHADSLDELNTRLLDDCMAYGEHRIAGQTQSVNELFESEKQVLLPLPTTSFSNVETFMVRVNKYATVIIDKNRYSVPTRYAYMRVQAIVEIDQVIIYWSGRKISTHHRLYGNNKWSLKPEHYLELIRQRPQSFDTARPILQWRDQWPDCLEKLLEHFRRKNGVTKGTREFVTVLMLYEKYAVDKIEAAVKEALKSNVGCSNALKQILHSQNISMESQFDPLSNWETLPPADISAYEQLGGIL from the coding sequence ATGCTTAAAGTGGATCAGTATGATTACATCCGAACAGCTCACCGTGTTTATGGAAAGGCCATTAAAGAGCTTGCCAGAGAAACCGGCCATTCAAAAAACACCATAAAAAAAATTTTAAAGCAGGAATACATTGGCTACAAGCAACGATCTAAACAGCCATATCCCGTTCTTGGTCCTTATATCCAGGAGATAGACCGCTGGCTTGGCGATGACAAGGACAAGCCATACAAACAGCGACATACAGCAACCCGGATATACCATCGTCTGAAATCGGAACTCGAGTATTCCGGTGGAGAGACGACGGTTCGCCGTTATGTGCGTGAGGCAAAGCTGAGGCTGGGTTTAACGAATCAGCAGGCATTTATCCCATCAGATCCGACGACTGCCCAGGAAGCCGAGGTAGACTGGGGAAACTGTCAGGCAGTTATTGCCGGCGAACCCGTGAAGCTGAAATTATTTTGCATACGTTCAAAATGTTCGGGCAAACACTTTGTTCGCTGTTATCCCTGTGAAAGGCAGCAAGCTTTATTTGACGCTCATATCCAGGCCTTTTCATTTTTTGGAGGCGTGTTCCCAGTTCTTATCTATGACAATCTGACAACAGTCGTACAAAAGGTATTTAAAGGAAAAAAACGTCATCTTCAGGAATCTTATAATCGGTTCAAGGCCTATTACAACTTCGATCCAAGGTTTTGCAATCCCGGCCAGGGCCATGAAAAAGGTGGGATTGAAGGCCTGGTCGGCTACGCTCGAAGAAATTATATGGTTCCTATCCCACATGCTGACAGCCTGGACGAATTGAACACGCGCCTCCTCGATGATTGCATGGCCTATGGAGAGCATCGCATCGCCGGTCAAACACAAAGCGTCAATGAATTGTTTGAATCAGAAAAGCAGGTATTGCTGCCATTGCCGACAACATCGTTCAGTAACGTTGAGACGTTCATGGTCAGGGTAAACAAATATGCCACCGTTATTATTGACAAGAACCGGTATTCTGTCCCGACGCGCTATGCTTACATGAGAGTGCAGGCGATAGTAGAGATAGACCAGGTGATCATTTATTGGAGCGGCAGAAAAATAAGCACCCATCATCGGTTATATGGAAATAATAAGTGGAGTTTAAAACCGGAACATTATCTGGAGTTGATTCGTCAGCGTCCACAATCATTTGATACCGCCCGGCCAATTTTACAATGGCGTGATCAATGGCCGGATTGCCTGGAAAAGTTATTAGAACATTTTCGCCGGAAAAACGGTGTAACCAAAGGTACCCGGGAATTTGTCACCGTGCTGATGCTGTACGAAAAATATGCTGTCGACAAGATCGAAGCAGCCGTAAAGGAAGCACTGAAAAGCAATGTCGGCTGCAGCAATGCTCTCAAGCAGATTTTACACAGTCAAAACATCTCTATGGAGTCCCAATTTGATCCTTTGTCGAACTGGGAGACACTGCCCCCTGCTGACATCTCGGCATACGAACAGCTTGGAGGTATCTTATGA